One genomic window of Streptomyces sp. WP-1 includes the following:
- a CDS encoding polysaccharide pyruvyl transferase family protein translates to MARVAVITAPNIGYRNTGMLTVDLAFEAMRRRMGYGFEASWYTLHLPQTVPLRGLREGVRGAELPFRFRSLIDEADTLREHDAVVFWGDFLHARHYLVQDASNRLLDYGLVKDRSAARALLNRTLLLADQPDDLLDRTLSYGGTILHNTQSDYEDKEYGPLFTRLMTRSRRVWLRDPLSAAKLGHLRGDRTADHFGSDAALLNRPGDLDRLPVTSWSQGLPDGGAIGVFLGARTKIPDWLPGFCQGLAERLDAPLEWIPWFDGDVPRQVGHLPTRPGEPTVGDLLGVLPRYRLVITDTYHLCVNAWGAGTPVVCVGAPEPVPTTDRDYLTLSDVKKHVLHMAYDAADFYLPTVGDSPEGHERRAERIVRLVEGGGAAAVAERIRAHADHSADSFTETLASLLG, encoded by the coding sequence ATGGCACGTGTCGCCGTCATCACCGCGCCCAACATCGGCTACCGCAACACCGGGATGCTGACCGTCGACCTGGCCTTCGAGGCGATGCGGCGGCGGATGGGGTACGGGTTCGAGGCGAGCTGGTACACGCTGCATCTGCCGCAGACCGTGCCGCTGCGGGGGCTGCGGGAGGGCGTGCGCGGCGCGGAACTGCCCTTCCGATTCAGGTCGTTGATCGACGAGGCCGACACCCTGCGCGAGCACGACGCGGTCGTCTTCTGGGGCGACTTCCTGCACGCCCGGCACTACCTCGTCCAGGACGCCTCCAACCGGCTCCTCGACTACGGGCTCGTCAAGGACCGGAGCGCCGCCCGCGCCCTGCTCAACCGGACGCTGCTGCTCGCCGACCAGCCGGACGACCTGCTCGACCGCACCCTCAGCTACGGCGGCACGATCCTGCACAACACGCAGTCGGACTACGAGGACAAGGAGTACGGTCCCCTGTTCACCCGGCTGATGACGCGCAGCCGCCGCGTCTGGCTGCGCGATCCGCTGTCGGCGGCCAAGCTCGGGCATCTGCGCGGGGACCGTACGGCCGACCACTTCGGCTCCGACGCGGCCCTGCTGAACCGCCCCGGCGATCTGGACCGCCTCCCGGTCACGTCCTGGTCGCAGGGCCTCCCGGACGGCGGGGCGATCGGGGTGTTCCTCGGGGCCCGTACGAAGATCCCCGACTGGCTCCCCGGGTTCTGTCAGGGGCTCGCGGAGCGGCTGGACGCGCCCCTGGAATGGATCCCCTGGTTCGACGGGGACGTCCCGCGCCAGGTCGGGCACCTTCCCACCCGACCCGGTGAGCCCACCGTCGGCGATCTGCTCGGCGTCCTGCCCCGCTACCGCCTCGTCATCACCGACACCTACCACCTGTGCGTCAACGCCTGGGGCGCCGGCACCCCGGTGGTCTGCGTCGGCGCGCCCGAGCCGGTGCCGACGACCGACCGCGACTACCTGACGCTCAGCGATGTGAAGAAGCACGTCCTGCACATGGCGTACGACGCGGCCGACTTCTACCTCCCCACCGTCGGCGACAGCCCCGAGGGGCACGAACGGCGGGCCGAGCGGATCGTCCGGCTGGTGGAGGGCGGGGGAGCGGCCGCCGTGGCCGAGCGGATCCGCGCGCACGCCGACCACTCGGCCGACTCCTTCACGGAGACTCTCGCCTCACTCCTGGGGTGA
- a CDS encoding TIGR03084 family metal-binding protein produces the protein MADPTPVIDDLRAESEELDRLVAGLTPERWALATPAPGWTVAHQIAHLAWTDHAALAAVTDADAFRALVGKALAHGDSFVDEGAKESAGLPPAELLARWRSGRDALDRALRAAEPGARFPWFGPPMAVASMATARLMETWAHGLDVADALGIDPAPTDRLAHIARLGVRTRDFAYTVHGLTPPAEEFRVRLTAPSGAVWEYGLDDAPQHVTGPALDFCLLVTQRAHRDDLALTATGPDADRWLDIAQAFAGPPGSGRKPRTAEETAGPVEGSGR, from the coding sequence ATGGCCGACCCGACGCCCGTCATCGACGATCTGCGTGCCGAGAGCGAAGAACTGGACCGGCTCGTCGCCGGGTTGACGCCCGAGCGGTGGGCGCTCGCCACCCCGGCGCCCGGCTGGACCGTCGCCCACCAGATCGCCCACCTCGCCTGGACCGACCACGCGGCGCTGGCCGCCGTCACCGACGCGGACGCGTTCCGCGCGCTGGTCGGGAAGGCCCTCGCCCACGGCGACTCCTTCGTGGACGAGGGCGCGAAGGAGAGCGCCGGACTGCCGCCCGCGGAACTGCTCGCGCGATGGCGGTCCGGACGCGACGCCCTCGACCGGGCCCTGCGCGCGGCCGAACCCGGCGCCCGTTTCCCCTGGTTCGGGCCGCCGATGGCCGTCGCCTCCATGGCCACCGCCCGCCTCATGGAGACCTGGGCCCACGGTCTGGACGTCGCCGACGCACTCGGTATCGACCCCGCCCCCACCGACCGCCTCGCCCACATCGCCCGACTCGGCGTGCGCACCCGGGACTTCGCGTACACGGTGCACGGACTCACCCCGCCCGCCGAGGAGTTCCGCGTCCGGCTCACCGCACCGAGCGGCGCCGTGTGGGAGTACGGCCTCGACGACGCCCCGCAGCACGTCACCGGACCGGCGCTCGACTTCTGCCTCCTGGTCACCCAGCGCGCCCACCGCGACGATCTCGCCCTGACCGCCACGGGCCCGGACGCGGACCGCTGGCTGGACATCGCCCAGGCCTTCGCGGGCCCACCGGGAAGCGGCCGGAAGCCGAGGACGGCGGAGGAGACGGCCGGGCCGGTCGAGGGATCCGGCCGGTGA